A window of Zingiber officinale cultivar Zhangliang chromosome 5A, Zo_v1.1, whole genome shotgun sequence contains these coding sequences:
- the LOC121979513 gene encoding uncharacterized protein LOC121979513, translating into MGHRKFLNSDHEFRKDSQHFDGTEEYGRPPPILSADTVINELKNFKLKFGKIVDDNPELPFNWKKLSIFFDLPYWKDNVIRHNLDLMHIEKNVCESICGTLLDMEGKTKDNIKSRLDLQEIGIRSELHPIEKGPSRVYLPPACYSMGKKEKGTFCKALKKVKVPDGYASNISRCVQLKPAKLIGLKSHDNHILMQQLLPVALRKTLSKSVRNPLIRLCRYFRELCCKVISPTDVVRLRKDIAVILCQLEKIFAPSFFDIMIHLTVHLATEVQLAGPVYYRWMYPIERYLGTLKSYVRNRSRPEGSIAEGYLAEECLTFCSLYLADYVETRFNQSTRNDDTTIGSTFALDVFTASGYALGKAIATKFDDETLKKAHQYVLFNCHHIQSYIDEHRRILNLSHSGLPPHQIERMHSESFASWFAKHIENTNPSQDDPISNDLKSLARGPNFIGIRYEKFLSNGFRFHTKEVERKRKTQNCGVIVRATTSSYSSIRDQNPISSELDYYGILQNVIELDYEGGRRVVLFECDWVSKGKRLKLDEDGFMLANFTNVKRHNEPYILASQAMQVFYVGDPVDCNWHVIITTDARGQYKMQPVADVDTYLQSCICNPEDDHDHEEIIWVRDDATGVEIDVDI; encoded by the exons CATTTCGATGGCACAGAAGAGtatggaagaccaccaccaataCTTTCAGCAGACACAGTGATCAatgagttaaaaaattttaaattgaaatttgGAAAAATAGTTGATGATAATCCAGAACTACCATTCAATTGGAAAAAGCTGAGTATTTTCTTCGATTTACCATATTGGAAAGATAATGTGATACGCCACAATCTTGATCttatgcatattgaaaagaatgtgTGCGAATCAATTTGTGGGACATTGCTAGATATGGAAGGAAAAACGAAAGATAATATTAAATCACGTCTTGATTTGCAAGAAATTGGGATAAGATCAGAACTTCATCCTATTGAGAAGGGACCGAGTAGAGTTTACCTACCTCCAGCTTGTTATTCAATGGGGAAAAAAGAGAAGGGTACATTTTGCAAGGCTTTGAAAAAAGTTAAAGTTCCAGATGGTTATGCATCTAACATTTCACGATGCGTTCAACTGAAACCAGCAAAATTAATTGGTCTAAAAAGTCATGACAACCATATTTTGATGCAACAGTTGTTGCCGGTAGCACTACGTAAAACTTTGTCTAAATCAGTTCGGAATCCTTTGATCAGATTGTGTAGGTATTTTAGAGAGCTATGTTGTAAAGTAATTTCTCCTACTGATGTGGTTCGTCTGAGGAAAGACATTGCGGTGATTCTTTGTCAACTCGAGAAAATTTTTGCTCCGTCATTTTttgacataatgattcatttgacTGTACATTTGGCTACTGAAGTACAACTTGCTGGACCAGTTTATTATCGTTGGATGTATCCAATTGAAAG GTACTTAGGGACATTGAAGTCATATGTTCGAAATAGAAGTCGACCAGAAGGATCCATTGCTGAGGGGTATTTGGCTGAGGAATGTTTGACATTCTGTTCTTTATATTTAGCCGATTATGTAGAGACAAGATTCAATCAATCAACGAGAAATGATGATACAACTATCGGTTCAACATTTGCATTGGACGTGTTTACAGCCTCTGGTTATGCACTTGGAAAGGCCATTGCAACTAAGTTTGATGATGAGACATTAAAGAAGGCACATCAATATGTGTTATTCAACTGTCATCACATACAATCTTATATAGA TGAACACCGTCGGATTTTGAATCTTAGTCATTCTGGTCTTCCACCTCACCAGATTGAACGTATGCATAGTGAGTCTTTTGCATCTTGGTTTGCAAAACAT ATCGAAAATACAAATCCTTCCCAGGATGATCCAATATCAAATGATCTGAAATCACTTGCCAGAGGTCCGAATTTCATAGGGATACGATATGAAAAATTCCTTTCCAACGGATTTAGGTTTCATACAAAAGAAGTGGAACGCAAGAGAAAAACTCAGAATTGTGGTGTTATTGTTCGGGCTACTACTTCAAGTTATTCAAGTATTAGAGATCAGAATCCAATATCAAGTGAACTTGATTATTATGGAATTTTGCAAAATGTGATTGAGTTAGATTACGAGGGAGGTCGAAGAGTTGTTTTATTTGAATGTGATTGGGTCTCCAAAGGCAAACGACTAAAACTAGACGAGGATGGTTTTATGTTGGCCAATTTTACAAATGTGAAGCGTCATAACGAGCCTTATATTTTAGCATCACAAGCCATGCAAGTTTTTTATGTGGGAGATCCAGTTGATTGTAATTGGCATGTAATTATCACCACCGATGCACGAGGACAGTATAAAATGCAACCTGTGGCAGATGTTGATACATACCTTCAAAGTTGTATTTGTAATCCTGAAGACGACCATGATCATGAAGAAATCATTTGGGTTCGGGATGATGCTACAGGAGTTGAAATTGATGTTGATATATGA